In the Pseudorasbora parva isolate DD20220531a chromosome 23, ASM2467924v1, whole genome shotgun sequence genome, one interval contains:
- the cops4 gene encoding COP9 signalosome complex subunit 4 produces MASGVRQELAQLMNSSGSHKDLAGKYRQILEKALQFTDAEQLEAMKAFVEAMVNENVSLVISRQLLTDFCSHLPNLPEGTAKAVCHFTLEKIQPRVISFEEQVASIRQHLATIYEKEEDWRNAAQVLVGIPLETGQKQYNVDYKLDTYLKIARLYLEDDDPVQAEAYINRASLLQNESTNEQLQIHYKVCYARVLDYRRKFIEAAQRYNELSYKSIVHETERLEALKHALHCTILASAGQQRSRMLATLFKDERCQQLAAYGILEKMYLDRIIRGNQLQEFAAMLMPHQKATTADGSSILDRAVIEHNLLSASKLYNNITFEELGALLEIPPAKAEKIASQMITEGRMNGFIDQIDGIVHFETREPLPTWDKQIQSLCFQVNNLLEKISQAAPEWTAQAIEAQMTQ; encoded by the exons ATGGCGTCCGGCGTGAGGCAGGAGCTCGCACAGCTGATGAATTCTAGTGGGTCTCATAAAGATCTAGCTGGGAA ATACCGTCAAATATTAGAAAAAGCTCTTCAGTTCACGGATGCAGAACAACTTGAGGCAATGAAAGCGTTTGTTGAAGCGA TGGTCAATGAAAACGTCAGCCTGGTCATATCCAGACAGCTGTTGACAGACTTTTGCTCACACCTTCCAAACCTACCAGAAGGCACGGCAAAAGCTGTGTGTCACTTTACTCTGGAGAAGATTCAGCCTAGAGTAATATCATTTGAAGAACAG GTGGCTTCGATCAGACAGCATCTAGCCACAATCTATGAGAAAGAGGAGGACTGGAGGAACGCCGCTCAGGTCCTCGTAGGTATTCCATTGGAGACGGGTCAAAA ACAGTACAATGTGGACTACAAATTGGACACTTACCTGAAAATCGCTCGTCTGTATTTAGAGGATGACGACCCAGTTCAGGCCGAGGCGTATATCAACCGAGCATCTTTACTTCAGAACGAATCCACCAATGAACAGCTGCAGATTCACTACAAG GTATGCTATGCCAGAGTTCTGGATTATCGGAGGAAGTTCATTGAGGCAGCTCAGCGCTACAATGAGCTTTCTTACAAGTCCATCGTCCATGAGACAGAGCGTCTGGAAGCCTTGAAGCATGCGCTTCACTGTACTATACTGGCCTCTGCAG GTCAGCAGCGCTCTCGTATGTTGGCTACTCTCTTCAAGGATGAGCGCTGTCAGCAACTTGCCGCCTATGGCATCCTGGAAAAAATGTACCTGGATCGAATAATTCGGGGAAACCAGCTGCAGGAGTTTGCTGCCATGCTGATGCCACATCAGAAAGCCACCACAGCCGATG GTTCAAGCATCCTAGACCGAGCCGTCATTGAGCACAATCTCCTGTCTGCTAGCAAACTGTACAATAATATCACGTTTGAAGAGTTAGGAGCACTTTTGGAGATTCCACCTGCAAAG GCAGAAAAGATAGCGTCACAAATGATTACTGAGGGCCGCATGAATGGATTCATTGACCAGATAGATGgtattgtccattttgaaa CACGAGAGCCATTGCCCACCTGGGACAAGCAGATTCAGTCACTGTGCTTCCAGGTGAACAATCTGCTGGAGAAGATCAGTCAGGCAGCACCGGAGTGGACGGCACAAGCAATTGAGGCACAGATGACACAATAA
- the trim23 gene encoding E3 ubiquitin-protein ligase TRIM23 isoform X1: MAAAVGVNKQASMESCVRHGRVTTANAVKVLECGVCEDVFSLQGDKVPRLLLCGHTVCHDCLTRLPLHGRAVRCPFDRQVTELGDSGVWGLKKNFALLELLERLQNGATNQSGMSEDALREMGECVIRCDEDEAHTASMYCTVCATHLCAECSQLTHSTRTLAKHRRVPLADKPHEKMLCPQHQVHAIEFVCLEDGCQPGPLMCCVCKEYGKHQGHKHAVLEGEANQIRGSILDMAHCIRTFTEEVSEYSRKLVGIVQQIEGGEQIVEDSMGMAHTEHVPGTAESARSCVRAYFADLHETLCRQEEMALSVVDAHVRERLIWLRQQQEDMTILLSQVSTACLHCEKTLQQDDCRVVLAKQEINRLLETLQKQQQQFTELADHIQLDAGIPVTFTKDNRVHIGPKMEIRVVTLGLDGAGKTTILFKLKQDEFMQPIPTIGFNVETVEYKNLKFTIWDVGGKHKLRPLWKHYYLNTQAVVFVIDSCHRDRLMESHSELAKLLTEKELRDALLLIFANKQDVPGAVSVEEMTELLSLHKLCCGRSWHIQGCDARSGMGLHEGLDWLSRQLVAAGVLDVA; encoded by the exons ATGGCCGCTGCTGTCGGTGTaaataaacaggcatcgatggAATCGTGTGTCAGACACGGCCGCGTAACCACTGCTAATGCGGTGAAG GTGTTGGAGTGTGGTGTGTGCGAGGATGTGTTTTCTCTACAAGGGGACAAGGTCCCGCGGCTTCTGCTGTGCGGACACACAGTGTGTCATGACTGCTTGACCCGTCTGCCTCTTCACGGCAGGGCAGTTCGCTGCCCCTTTGACAGACAGGTCACGGAGCTGG GAGACTCTGGTGTGTGGGGCCTAAAGAAGAACTTTGCCCTGCTTGAATTGCTTGAACGGCTACAGAATGGGGCAACCAATCAGTCAGGAATGTCAGAGGATGCACTTCGTGAGATGGGCGAG tgTGTAATTCGCTGTGATGAGGATGAGGCTCACACCGCTTCCATGTACTGCACGGTGTGTGCCACACATCTGTGTGCTGAGTGTTCCCAGCTCACCCACTCCACCCGAACGCTGGCCAAGCACCGGCGTGTGCCCCTGGCAGACAAGCCCCATGAGAAGATGCTCTGCCCGCAGCACCAAGTACACGCCATTGAGTTTGTCTGCCTGGAAGATGGCTGCCAGCCTGGGCCGCTCATGTGCTGCGTGTGCAAGGAGTATGGAAAACACCAAGGGCATAAG CATGCTGTACTAGAGGGTGAAGCCAACCAGATTCGAGGATCCATTCTGGATATGGCACACTGCATCCGTACGTTCACAGAGGAAGTGTCAGAGTACTCCAGGAAACTAGTGGGCATTGTGCAGCAGATTGAAGGTGGAGAGCAGATCGTGGAGGACAGCATGGGCATGGCCCACACTGAACAC GTTCCAGGAACAGCAGAGAGTGCCCGGTCTTGCGTACGTGCCTACTTTGCCGATCTACACGAGACATTGTGTCGTCAAGAGGAGATGGCTCTCAGTGTGGTGGATGCACATGTTCGAGAGAGGTTGATTTGGCTTCGACAGCAGCAGGAGGACATGACCATATTGCTGTCACAGGTGTCCACTGCCTGTCTGCACTGCGAGAAAACACTGCAGCAG gATGATTGCAGGGTGGTTTTGGCGAAACAGGAGATCAACCGACTACTAGAGACActgcagaaacagcagcagcagttcACAGAGTTGGCTGACCACATTCAACTGGATGCAGGCATACCTGTAACTTTCACTAAG GACAACCGTGTGCACATTGGTCCAAAGATGGAGATCCGGGTTGTGACTTTGGGCTTAGATGGAGCTGGTAAAACTACTATTCTCTTCAAACTGAAGCAAGATGAGTTTATGCAGCCCATACCGACCATAG GTTTTAATGTCGAAACTGTTGAATACAAAAACCTGAAATTCACCATTTGGGATGTTGGCGGCAAGCATAAACTCCGTCCACTATGGAAACACTACTATCTGAACACACAAG CGGTGGTGTTTGTGATTGACAGCTGTCACCGAGACCGGCTGATGGAGTCTCACAGTGAACTGGCCAAACTGCTGACAGAGAAGGAGCTCAGAGATGCTCTGCTGCTTATCTTTGCCAACAAACAG GATGTTCCCGGCGCGGTGTCCGTGGAGGAGATGACGGAGCTTCTGAGCTTACACAAACTGTGCTGCGGCCGCAGCTGGCACATCCAGGGCTGTGACGCCCGCAGTGGCATGGGTCTACACGAGGGGCTGGACTGGCTCTCACGCCAGTTGGTGGCCGCAGGAGTTTTGGATGTGGCCTGA
- the trim23 gene encoding E3 ubiquitin-protein ligase TRIM23 isoform X2 yields the protein MRMRLTPLPCTARCVPHICVLSVPSSPTPPERWPSTGFVCLEDGCQPGPLMCCVCKEYGKHQGHKHAVLEGEANQIRGSILDMAHCIRTFTEEVSEYSRKLVGIVQQIEGGEQIVEDSMGMAHTEHVPGTAESARSCVRAYFADLHETLCRQEEMALSVVDAHVRERLIWLRQQQEDMTILLSQVSTACLHCEKTLQQDDCRVVLAKQEINRLLETLQKQQQQFTELADHIQLDAGIPVTFTKDNRVHIGPKMEIRVVTLGLDGAGKTTILFKLKQDEFMQPIPTIGFNVETVEYKNLKFTIWDVGGKHKLRPLWKHYYLNTQAVVFVIDSCHRDRLMESHSELAKLLTEKELRDALLLIFANKQDVPGAVSVEEMTELLSLHKLCCGRSWHIQGCDARSGMGLHEGLDWLSRQLVAAGVLDVA from the exons ATGAGGATGAGGCTCACACCGCTTCCATGTACTGCACGGTGTGTGCCACACATCTGTGTGCTGAGTGTTCCCAGCTCACCCACTCCACCCGAACGCTGGCCAAGCACCGGC TTTGTCTGCCTGGAAGATGGCTGCCAGCCTGGGCCGCTCATGTGCTGCGTGTGCAAGGAGTATGGAAAACACCAAGGGCATAAG CATGCTGTACTAGAGGGTGAAGCCAACCAGATTCGAGGATCCATTCTGGATATGGCACACTGCATCCGTACGTTCACAGAGGAAGTGTCAGAGTACTCCAGGAAACTAGTGGGCATTGTGCAGCAGATTGAAGGTGGAGAGCAGATCGTGGAGGACAGCATGGGCATGGCCCACACTGAACAC GTTCCAGGAACAGCAGAGAGTGCCCGGTCTTGCGTACGTGCCTACTTTGCCGATCTACACGAGACATTGTGTCGTCAAGAGGAGATGGCTCTCAGTGTGGTGGATGCACATGTTCGAGAGAGGTTGATTTGGCTTCGACAGCAGCAGGAGGACATGACCATATTGCTGTCACAGGTGTCCACTGCCTGTCTGCACTGCGAGAAAACACTGCAGCAG gATGATTGCAGGGTGGTTTTGGCGAAACAGGAGATCAACCGACTACTAGAGACActgcagaaacagcagcagcagttcACAGAGTTGGCTGACCACATTCAACTGGATGCAGGCATACCTGTAACTTTCACTAAG GACAACCGTGTGCACATTGGTCCAAAGATGGAGATCCGGGTTGTGACTTTGGGCTTAGATGGAGCTGGTAAAACTACTATTCTCTTCAAACTGAAGCAAGATGAGTTTATGCAGCCCATACCGACCATAG GTTTTAATGTCGAAACTGTTGAATACAAAAACCTGAAATTCACCATTTGGGATGTTGGCGGCAAGCATAAACTCCGTCCACTATGGAAACACTACTATCTGAACACACAAG CGGTGGTGTTTGTGATTGACAGCTGTCACCGAGACCGGCTGATGGAGTCTCACAGTGAACTGGCCAAACTGCTGACAGAGAAGGAGCTCAGAGATGCTCTGCTGCTTATCTTTGCCAACAAACAG GATGTTCCCGGCGCGGTGTCCGTGGAGGAGATGACGGAGCTTCTGAGCTTACACAAACTGTGCTGCGGCCGCAGCTGGCACATCCAGGGCTGTGACGCCCGCAGTGGCATGGGTCTACACGAGGGGCTGGACTGGCTCTCACGCCAGTTGGTGGCCGCAGGAGTTTTGGATGTGGCCTGA